The proteins below come from a single Mya arenaria isolate MELC-2E11 chromosome 6, ASM2691426v1 genomic window:
- the LOC128237291 gene encoding plexin-B1-like encodes MNILMGLLAIIVSESGLQGTHVHIASSMILMKGIKNLRLNHMFMAENGTSLYLTGKNYIYHLDTESHLNGIDEVKTGPNGVGNGENKIDDVTNIVIPYGTDEVITCGSSYTFCHKRLLRNISDWTEGFERSINNSAAVAFVTDFENETYLFVGCPHGNLQPNTLCDRFGISWFKHLFTMKEGPEFKTSDGLLLRTETYVKAFAIGHHRLFFSIQRNKTDNSTISRVANICQKYTHYAPHTYVDMELKCGNSIYMQAVEKTCFEGECIIVATFTNGGHSVVCAYLFSEIKSSLAVNVKRCHDKTLQLPTGVYDYFNHPKNRPCTGPPAYLRGINTTDDFFLCNEEGYSGFQDVIGDTALLMNVSVRLNHTVVTALTLVSFHGRVLALLGTAKGEIIKALVFPREEATVFPWKAVVDIGHAVMADMFVYGYTLYAFSENVVKGINLTDCSEFSTCDKCMASKDFLCGWCILENRCTTTAQCSNSEWIMAEGSVGHCPYIHQIIPNMIRTDESQVFTLILSHNLSIGLELSCKFESLVDNKTILMKSTVPRIERSDELSVWCRSPEWTNIEHFIKGAANVSVLLFTNVSSVPVMRGDISVFKCETFTRCRNCSFSRWTCKWCPLQGRCIKENNSCNRYEYSEEIDKEKECPRVETYTVSAPNVLNSHGDAHLSIEESYNITVKGVNFIDTHGLANYQCSVKHLYLPGGEIQFPATRISNLEIMCHIRKQNKTGGILWNLDSATSLHLDLQSKQLDGQSFKVVFYHCGSLIYPSNNCGQCESFKYFQPYLRCHWCSGQCIYSGKNCTSPETVCPDPVITKVYPLSAHINAITPITVEGYNLGSHTNETLNAVSVGNIPCYTIYTDVVEDISTQITCNLGPSQRVATEHVTVNIPGHEPVVFANYRFSFQIPRLIRISPNYGPLSGGTNVTIYGEYLDTGWERKIMVGEQLCRLVTVPAFMKPTMAECRTVKLNSTSKTTATVSMVFDNQAVEGVNFTYLPDPVVWDIQPRKSFESGGRVLTVIGLNLFSVHTQKLRAHTIDGKAAVEMSCGLGKAHGRVDSEFNGSLTCRSPMFPSRGSRRRINQSLEVLGIMEVSLVMDDVSSVRNLPSNISLLLYYPDPTFYKFTETQRYAPVLFIRGKHLDLAATAEDVQVLIGCEKCNVTTLQHDLVICNPPTSAPKCNITRQTLFAIKVSIGFLIQEVGHMEYKNSSKEHQVYINIQITGGVVVGGLFLIFVLSVIGFCVKTMKKLREQIQQEESSKEYELELLKASE; translated from the exons atgaatatcttAATGGGACTGTTAGCAATTATTGTGAGCGAAAGTGGACTGCAGGGTACACATGTTCATATTGCAAGCAGCATGATACTTATGAAAGGCATTAAAAACCTTCGTTTAAATCATATGTTTATGGCGGAAAACGGAACTTCACTTTATTTGACGGGCAAAAATTACATTTACCACCTAGATACAGAAAGTCATTTAAATGGGATTGATGAAGTTAAAACTGGACCAAATGGTGTTGGGAACGGTGAGAATAAAATCGACGATGTTACCAATATCGTGATACCGTATGGTACGGACGAAGTGATTACATGCGGTAGCAGTTACACATTCTGCCATAAACGATTACTTAGAAATATCTCTGACTGGACCGAAGGATTTGAACGCTCCATTAACAACAGTGCTGCTGTGGCATTTGTTACTGATTTCGAAAATGAAACGTACTTGTTTGTAGGATGCCCACATGGTAACCTTCAACCAAATACCCTCTGTGACAGATTTGGGATATCTTGGTTTAAGCACTTGTTCACAATGAAAGAAGGACCAGAGTTTAAGACTTCCGATGGCTTACTGCTGAGAACAGAAACTTATGTGAAGGCATTCGCTATCGGTCATCACCGACTATTTTTCAGCATACAACGAAATAAGACAGATAACTCTACTATCAGCAGAGTTGCAAATATTTGTCAGAAGTATACTCATTATGCCCCGCACACGTATGTGGACATGGAACTGAAATGTGGGAACTCAATTTACATGCAAGCTGTTGAAAAAACGTGCTTTGAAGGAGAATGTATAATTGTTGCTACATTTACCAACGGCGGACATTCGGTCGTTTGTGCTTACCTATTCTCGGAGATTAAATCGAG TTTGGCAGTCAATGTTAAACGTTGCCACGATAAAACTCTTCAACTGCCTACCGGTGTTTACGACTATTTCAATCATCCGAAGAATAGACCATGTACTGGACca CCTGCTTATCTAAGAGGAATCAACACCACGGACGACTTCTTTTTATGTAACGAGGAGGGATACAGTGGATTCCAAGACGTGATAGGAGATACAGCCCTGCTGATGAATGTCAGTGTACGGCTGAATCACACGGTCGTTACTGCCCTCACCTTAGTGTCCTTTCACGGACGTGTGCTAGCTCTACTAGGAACAGCTAAGGGAGAAATCATTAAG GCCCTTGTGTTTCCGCGGGAAGAGGCAACGGTCTTTCCCTGGAAAGCTGTTGTGGATATTGGCCACGCAGTAATGGCGGACATGTTTGTGTACGGATACACATTGTATGCATTCTCGGAAAATGTG GTAAAAGGGATAAATCTGACCGACTGTTCCGAGTTTTCAACTTGTGACAAATGCATGGCAAGCAAGGATTTTTTATGTGGATGGTGTATTTTGGAAAATAg ATGTACGACCACAGCACAGTGTTCGAATTCAGAATGGATAATGGCTGAAGGCTCAGTGGGACACTGTCCATACATACACCAAATAATTCCTAACATGATACGAACAGATGAATCGCAAGTG TTTACGCTCATCTTGTCACATAACCTAAGCATTGGACTAGAATTGAGCTGCAAGTTTGAAAGCTTGGTCGACAACAAGACTATCTTGATGAAAAGCACTGTTCCGAGAATAGAAAGGAGCGACGAACTATCAGTTTGGTGTCGCTCGCCAGAGTGGACGAATATAGAACATTTCATCAAAG GGGCCGCCAATGTGTCTGTCCTGCTCTTCACAAACGTTTCTTCCGTGCCTGTAATGAGAGGGGACATAAGTGTGTTCAAATGCGAAACATTTACAcg GTGTCGCAACTGCAGTTTCAGTCGATGGACATGTAAATGGTGTCCTTTACAGGGACGTtgtatcaaagaaaacaattcaTGCAATAGATATGAG TATTCTGAAGAGATCGACAAAGAAAAGGAATGTCCGCGGGTGGAAACCTACACCGTTTCTGCTCCAAACGTGTTGAATAGTCACGGTGATGCACATTTATCAATTGAGGAAAGCTACAATATTACCGTCAAGGGCGTGAACTTTATTGAT actCATGGTTTGGCAAATTACCAGTGCTCAGTGAAACACTTGTATCTTCCTGGCGGAGAAATACAATTTCCAGCCACAAGAATTAGTAATTTGGAGATTATGTGTCACAtccgaaaacaaaacaaaaca gGTGGCATACTATGGAATCTGGATTCCGCTACAAGTCTTCATCTTGACCTTCAGTCAAAACAGCTTGACGGTCAATCCTTTAAAG TTGTGTTTTATCATTGCGGGTCTCTGATCTACCCATCAAACAACTGTGGACAATGTGAAAGTTTTAAATACTTCCAGCCGTATCTAAGATGCCACTGGTGTAGTGGGCAGTGTATTTACTCGGGAAAGAATTGTACATCGCCGGAAACCGTGTGCCCTGACCCAGTTATCACAAAG GTATATCCACTTTCTGCCCATATCAATGCCATCACGCCCATTACTGTCGAAGGTTATAATCTTGGGTCCCACACCAACGAAACACTGAATGCTGTTAGTGTCGGAAACATCCCCTGTTATACTATCTACACTGACGTTGTGGAAGACATATCAACACA AATAACGTGTAATCTTGGACCGAGTCAAAGAGTAGCAACCGAACACGTGACAGTGAATATACCAGGACACGAGCCTGTCGTGTTTGCAAACTACAGGTTTTCT TTTCAGATTCCTAGATTAATAAGGATTTCGCCAAATTACGGGCCTTTGTCTGGCGGTACAAATGTTACGATATATGGCGAGTATCTTGACACAGGTTGGGAGAGGAAGATAATGGTTGGAGAACAACTCTGCAGACTGGTTACAGTACCTGC GTTTATGAAGCCAACTATGGCAGAATGTAGGACAGTAAAATTGAATTCAACCTCCAAGACGACAGCTACAGTTTCCATGGTTTTCGATAATCAGGCGGTAGAAGGAGTCAACTTCACGTACCTTCCCGACCCAGTAGTTTGGGATATTCAGCCAAGAAAGAGTTTTGAAAG CGGAGGGCGAGTTTTAACGGTGATTGGTCTGAACCTGTTTTCCGTGCATACACAGAAGCTTAGGGCCCACACAATTGACGGAAAGGCTGCAGTTGAAATG TCGTGCGGGTTAGGAAAAGCGCATGGCCGCGTGGACAGTGAGTTTAATGGAAGTTTAACATGCAGAAGCCCAATGTTTCCTTCTCGAGGGTCAAGACGGCGTATAAACCAGTCACTTGAAGTATTGGGAATCATGGA GGTCAGCCTAGTCATGGACGATGTGAGTTCAGTCAGGAATTTGCCGTCCAACATATCTCTCCTTCTTTACTATCCTGATCCAACATTTTACAAATTCACCGAGACTCAGCGCTACGCTCCAGTTCTCTTTATAcga GGTAAACATTTGGACCTGGCTGCCACCGCGGAAGACGTACAAGTTTTAATTGGATGCGAAAAATGCAATGTTACTACTCTGCAACACGACTTGGTAATATGTAACCCTCCGACAAGTGCGCCGAAGTGTAACATCACCAGACAAACGTTGTTCGCTATAAAG GTAAGCATTGGATTTTTAATTCAAGAGGTCGGCCATATGGAATATAAAAATTCGTCAAAGGAACATCAGGTTTacataaacattcaaattacAG GTGGCGTTGTAGTTGGAGGATTGTTTTTAATCTTTGTGCTTTCGGTTATTGGATTTTGTGTTAAAACGATGAAGAAACTGCGAGAGCAAATACAACAGGAAGAGTCTAGTAAGGAGTACGAGCTGGAGTTATTAAAAGCATCGGAATGA